One stretch of Acropora muricata isolate sample 2 chromosome 12, ASM3666990v1, whole genome shotgun sequence DNA includes these proteins:
- the LOC136893975 gene encoding adenosine receptor A2a-like, which produces MSNALLWIFYTVLTIEATLICLGNAFTIFVFWHQRASLKRAWYLLINLAVADLLVGLTVLTRILTYKPSHQLLTLADGIFSTFFLSFATVSLLCLMVISLERVYAVLWPLRHRVESTRRYIVSIVLVWTGGLCTGTLEVIHSNKIISEKSSYLVINSLFFVSLVVVLGAYLTIRKRLNKPNNLMETQNRRAVEQNVKLSKSLFVVIGLSFTCWLPAVVVHTRFPFCSDCKREILNWTTTILSLANSLVNPVVYCFKMPAFELTMRKLLRRNTRN; this is translated from the coding sequence ATGTCAAACGCTTTACTTTGGATATTTTACACAGTTCTCACAATCGAAGCGACCCTCATTTGCCTCGGAAATGCTTTCACAATTTTCGTTTTCTGGCACCAAAGAGCTTCGCTCAAAAGAGCTTGGTATCTTCTCATAAACCTGGCTGTTGCAGATCTTCTTGTCGGGTTAACAGTACTGACTCGCATATTAACGTACAAGCCAAGCCACCAGCTGCTGACTCTAGCTGATGGCATCTTCTCGACTTTCTTCCTTTCGTTCGCAACGGTTTCACTTCTATGTCTTATGGTGATTTCATTAGAGCGTGTCTATGCTGTACTTTGGCCTCTTCGACACCGTGTGGAGAGCACCCGGAGGTACATAGTTAGCATCGTATTGGTTTGGACTGGAGGGTTATGCACTGGGACATTGGAGGTTATCCATAGCAATAAAATCATATCCGAGAAAAGTAGTTATTTAGTCATAAACTCGCTGTTTTTTGTTTCGCTTGTCGTGGTCCTGGGGGCCTACTTGACAATCAGGAAGCGTTTAAACAAACCAAATAACCTCATGGAAACTCAAAACAGGAGGGCTGTTGAACAGAATGTAAAATTGTCCAAAAGTCTGTTTGTTGTTATTGGTTTGTCGTTTACATGTTGGCTTCCAGCTGTAGTAGTTCATACACGCTTTCCATTTTGCTCTGATTGCAAAAGAGAGATATTGAATTGGACAACAACCATTCTTTCCTTGGCAAACTCACTTGTTAATCCTGTGGTATACTGCTTCAAAATGCCAGCTTTTgaattgaccatgagaaaacTCTTGAGAAGAAATACGAGAAACTGA
- the LOC136893977 gene encoding clumping factor B-like yields MFLIILPMFRFSTLLSIHVDYDDDDDHHDDDDHDDYDDDHDDDDHDDDDHDDDHDDDDDNDNDDDDDDDDHDDDHDDDDHHDHDDDHHDHDDDHDDDDHDDDDHDDDDDDHDDDNDDDHDDDDDDDDVDHDHDNDHDHDDHDGHDDDDDDDDDHDDDNDDDHDDDHDDHDHDDDHDDDHDDDDDHDDDHDDHDYDDDDDDHDHDDDDDDDDDDDECGKLSKVNSLKQNANITVITVLS; encoded by the coding sequence ATGTTTTTAATTATACTTCCAATGTTCAGGTTCAGCACACTGCTAAGCATTCATgttgattatgatgatgatgatgatcatcacgatgatgatgatcatgatgattacgatgatgatcatgatgatgatgatcatgatgatgatgatcatgatgatgatcacgatgatgatgatgataatgataatgatgatgatgatgatgatgatgatcatgatgatgatcatgatgatgatgatcatcatGATCACGATGATGATCATCATGATCAcgatgatgatcatgatgatgatgatcatgatgatgatgatcacgatgatgatgatgatgatcacgatgatgataatgatgatgatcacgatgatgatgatgatgatgatgatgttgatcaTGATCACGATAATGATCATGATCATGATGATCATGATGGtcacgatgatgatgatgatgatgatgatgatcacgatgatgataatgatgatgatcacgatgatgatcatgatgatcatgatcacgatgatgatcatgatgatgatcatgatgatgatgatgatcacgatgatgatcatgatgatcatgattatgatgacgatgatgatgaccacgatcatgatgatgatgatgatgatgatgatgatgatgatgagtgCGGTAAGCTAAGTAAAGTTAATTCCCTAAAACAGAATGCAAATATTACAGTTATTACAGTATTATCATAG